From Plasmodium yoelii strain 17X genome assembly, chromosome: 7, one genomic window encodes:
- a CDS encoding transport protein particle component Bet3p protein produces MLKDKYEKQGDAIFAKLEKVNSELLSFTYGALVSQLLKDFEIIDDVNDQLSKMGHNIGVRLIEEFLAKSEISFCEDFEETMEVIAKVAFKMFLGITGTVTCINKDSNIYSIIFHENPLCDFVELPKSLSSLNYCNLFCGVIKGALEQIRIRVTCYFVKDMLKGDDYYEMYVQLQEIMKEEILNDEES; encoded by the exons ATGTTGAAagataaatatgaaaaacaaGGGGATGCTATATTTGCAAAATTGGAAAAAGTG aaCTCAGAATTGCTGTCTTTCACATATGGAGCTTTAGTAAGTCAGCTGCTGAAAGATTTTGAAATTATTGATGATGTTAACGACCAATTAAgtaaaat GGGGCATAATATCGGGGTAAGACTGATCGAAGAATTTCTCGCAAAATCCGAGATTTCTTTTTGTGAAGATTTTGAGGAAACAATGGAAGTTATAGCAAAG GTAGCATTCAAAATGTTCCTAGGAATAACCGGCACAGTTACTTGTATAAATAAAGactcaaatatatattcaataatttttcatGAAAACCCTTTATGTGATTTTGTTGAATTACCAAAATCTCTATCATCTTTAAATTAttgtaatttattttgtgGAGTAATAAAAGGAGCTTTAGAGCAA ATTCGAATACGTGTAACATGCTACTTTGTCAAAGACATGTTAAAAGGAGACGATTATTATGAAATGTATGTCCAATTACAAgag ATTATGAAAGAAGAGATTTTAAATGACGAAGAGTCTTAg
- a CDS encoding MOLO1 domain-containing protein, putative has product MKEIITFLFFFLYIACYTIVLAKIPIENPPFIFSKNRKDDINMFLGNETINDDLLKPSYSMDVTLENFPNPFIHPSLCNRNGLKYSYICDPNKILSTYTADKIEEILSYQRRNSSHYCIAKGKVPYVLGVALVKKLPYGISADIFGSQILEYWRLGNTNCNDGILLLFVKDDINFVLKWKKGSQSIINFRTASSMNKTFKQYIRRYSLEYSILRAVKLTSQYLTEEIIPSTQTAQMVVALTIAVIVGLSYLACILIVFSDAQKAN; this is encoded by the exons ATGAAAGAaattataacttttttatttttttttctgtataTTGCATGTTATACAATTGTATTGGCTAAAATTCCTATAGAAAACCCGCCTTTTATATTTAGCAAAAACAGAAAAg atgatataaatatgttcCTTGGAAATGAAACTATAAATGATGATTTATTAAAGCCATCTTATTCTATGGATGTAACTCTAGAAAATTTCCCAAACCCATTTATTCATCCCTCTTTATGTAATAGAAATGGACTAAAATATTCTTACATATGTGATcctaataaaatattgtccACATATACAGCAGACAAAATTGAAG aAATATTAAGTTATCAAAGAAGAAATTCTAGCCATTATTGCATAGCCAAAGGAAAAGTTCCTTATGt attagGGGTGGCCTTAGTTAAAAAATTGCCTTATGGAATTAGTGCAGATATATTTGGATCACAGATATTAGAATATTGGAGATTGGGTAATACAAATTGTAACGATGGAATTTTACTTCTTTTTGTAAAGGATGatataaattttgttttGAAATGGAAAAAAG GATCTCAATCGATAATTAATTTCAGAACAGCTAGTTCTATGAATAAAACTTTTAAACAATACATAAGACGATACTCTTTGGAATATTCTATTTTGAGAg CTGTGAAACTGACATCTCAG TATTTGACAGAGGAAATAATACCGTCCACACAAACGGCCCAAAT GGTTGTTGCTCTTACTATTGCCGTCATAGTGGGACTCAGTTATTTGGCTTGCATTTTAATAG tTTTCTCCGATGCACAAAAggcaaattaa
- a CDS encoding protein transport protein GOT1, putative: MLDENKTVGLVLFFLGIVAGFIGVFLFFDKFFLCISNLFFLLGLYYLLGLTKIIKFVANRKKIAGSACFLLGFFLIILGRTFFGVLFQGYGLYKLFFSFLPNIVSTVKYSPLSFILEIPGIKQISEYLLDNKRLPI, translated from the coding sequence atgttggatgaaaataaaacGGTAGGATTggtgctattttttttaggaatagTAGCAGGATTTATAGGggtgtttttatttttcgataaattttttttatgcatttctaatttattttttttattgggtttatattatttattgggactaacgaaaataataaaatttgttgcaaacagaaaaaaaattgcagGAAGTGCTTGTTTCTTATtaggtttttttttaataattttaggAAGAACATTTTTTGGCGTTTTATTTCAAGGATATggtttatataaattatttttttcctttttaccAAATATTGTTAGTACCGTGAAATATTCGCCGCTTAGTTTCATATTAGAGATACCAGGAATTAAACAAATATCTGAATATCTTTTAGACAATAAGCGATTACCGATTTGA